The Chrysemys picta bellii isolate R12L10 chromosome 12, ASM1138683v2, whole genome shotgun sequence genome has a segment encoding these proteins:
- the LOC135974965 gene encoding uncharacterized protein LOC135974965 — translation MQSSPAVMAMQSVNRKRAPAWTDREVLDLIAVWGDESVLSELRSKRRNAKIYEKISKDMAERGYSRDATQCRVKIKELRQGYQKTKEANGRSGSHPQTSRFYEALHSILGAAATTTPPVTVDSEDGILSTAGSSDMLGDGEDEEGDEEGEAVGSSHNADFPDSQDLFITLTEIPYEASPAITPDTESGEGSATPSATVSQPSLESHSQRLARIRRRKKRTREDMFSELMASSQAQAAQQTQWRENLTRMHQANMDREERWRQEDQQATLTLLGLLREQTDTLRRLVDVLQERRQEDRAPLQSISNRPPPPPSPIPTSPKVQRRRGGRVPANSHSTPAESSSSRRLSFPKI, via the exons atgcagagctctccagcagtgatggccatgcagtctgtgaatagaaagagagccccagcatggactgatcgtgaagtcttggatctcatcgctgtgtggggcgatgagtccgtgctttccgagctgcgatccaaaagaaggaatgcaaagatctacgagaagatctctaaagacatggcagagagaggatacagccgggatgcaacgcagtgccgcgtgaaaatcaaggagctgagacaaggctaccagaagaccaaagaggcaaacggacgctccggatcccatccccagacatcccgtttctacgaggcactgcattccatcctcggtgctgccgccaccactaccccaccagtgaccgtggactctgaggatgggatactgtccacggccggttcctcagacatgttaggggacggggaagatgaggaaggagatgaggagggcgaggcagttggcagctctcacaacgctgatttccccgacagccaggatctcttcatcacccttacagagatcccctacgaagcgtccccagccattaccccggacacagaatctggtgaaggatcagcca ccccgtctgcgactgtctcacaacctagcctggaatcacactcccagaggctagcgcggattaggcgtaggaagaagaggacacgggaggacatgttctctgagcttatggcctcttcccaagcccaggcagcacagcagacccagtggcgggagaacttgacccgaatgcaccaagccaacatggatcgggaggagaggtggcggcaggaagaccagcaggcgactctaacgctgcttggactactgagggagcaaacggacacactccggcgccttgtggatgttctgcaggaacggaggcaggaggacagagccccgctgcagtccatctctaaccgccctcccccgccaccaagtcccatacccacctcacccaaagtgcaaagaaggagaggcggcagagtccctgctaactctcactccacccctgcagagagctctagtagcagaaggctctcatttcccaaaatttga
- the LOC135974968 gene encoding olfactory receptor 2B2-like, protein MLLFVVFLVLYVLNLVGNLAIIVVLWLEPCLHTPMYFFLSNLSFLDLCYTTSIVPQMLVNFRSTHKSITWAGCVAQLYVFLSLGCTECLLLVVMAYDRYVAICQPLRYTIVMSRRLCLQMAATVWLSGFSNSMLQTILTVRLPRCGRNRVNHFFCEVPALLKLACVDTSANEAEAFAVSVIFLLVPLGLILVSYSYIVAAVLRIRSAQGRLKAFNTCASHLAVVSLFYGTGIFMYLQPPSSFSQDRGKMVSLFYGIIAPMLNSLIYTLRNKDVHGALRKVLGRLFGSKRT, encoded by the coding sequence ATGCTGCTTTTCGTGGTGTTCCTGGTCTTGTACGTCCTGAACCTGGTGGGGAACCTGGCCATCATTGTGGTATTGTGGCTGGAACCCTGTCTCCACACCCCTATGTATTTCTTCCTCAGCAACCTCTCTTTCCTGGACCTTTGCTACACCACCAGCATCGTTCCTCAGATGCTGGTGAACTTCCGCAGCACCCACAAGTCCATCACCTGGGCCGGCTGCGTGGCCCAGCTCTACGTCTTCCTCTCGCTGGGCTGCACCgagtgcctcctcctggtcgtcaTGGCCTACGACCGCTATGTCGCCATCTGCCAGCCGCTGCGCTACACAATCGTCATGAGCCGCCGCCTCTGCCTGCAGATGGCGGCCACTGTCTGGTTGAGCGGCTTCAGCAACTCCATGCTGCAGACCATCCTGACCGTGCGGCTGCCCCGGTGTGGGCGGAACCGGGTCAACCACTTCTTCTGTGAGGTACCGGCCCTGCTCAAACTGGCCTGTGTTGACACTTCCGCTAACGAGGCCGAGGCTTTTGCTGTCAGTGTGATCTTCCTGCTGGTGCCGCTGGGCCTCATCCTAGTCTCCTACAGCTACATCGTCGCCGCCGTGCTTAGGATTCGCTCGGCCCAGGGCAGGCTCAAGGCCTTCAAcacctgcgcctcccacctgGCCGTGGTGTCGCTCTTCTACGGCACGGGCATTTTCATGTATCTACAACCTCCGTCCAGCTTTTCCCAGGACCGGGGCAAGATGGTCTCCCTCTTCTATGGCATCATCGCCCCCATGCTGAACTCACTGATCTACACGTTAAGGAACAAGGATGTGCACGGGGCCCTAAGGAAGGTGCTGGGGAGGCTATTCGGGAGTAAAAGGACATGA
- the LOC112060795 gene encoding olfactory receptor 2B2-like: MGLGNGSSRWEFILMGISDQPHLEMLLFVVFLVLYVLNLVGNLAIIVVLWLEPCLHTPMYFFLSNLSFLDLCYTTSTVPQMLVNMCSTHKSITWAGCVAQLYVSLSLGCTECLLLAVMAYDRYAAICQPLRYTIVMSRRLCMQMAATVWLSGFSNSMLQTILTVRLPRCGRNRVNHFFCEMPALLKLACVDTSSTEAEAFAVSVIFLLVPLGLILVSYSYIVIAVLRIRSAQGRLKAFNTCASHLAVVSLFYGTAIFTYLQPPSSYSQDRSNMVSLFYGVIAPMLNSLIYTLRNKDVHGALRRVLGRLFGNKRT; encoded by the exons ATGGGGCT AGGGAACGGGAGCTCTCGGTGGGAGTTCATCCTAATGGGGATCTCTGACCAACCACACCTGGAGATGCTGCTTTTTGTGGTCTTCCTGGTCTTGTACGTCCTGAACCTGGTGGGGAACCTGGCCATCATTGTGGTCTTGTGGCTGGAACCCTGTCTCCACACCCCTATGTATTTCTTCCTCAGCAACCTCTCTTTCCTGGACCTTTGCTACACCACCAGCACCGTTCCTCAGATGCTGGTGAACATGTGCAGCACCCACAAGTCCATCACCTGGGCCGGTTGCGTGGCCCAGCTCTACGTCTCCCTCTCGCTGGGCTGCAccgagtgcctcctgctggccgtcaTGGCCTACGACCGCTACGCCGCCATCTGCCAGCCACTGCGCTACACAATTGTCATGAGCCGCCGCCTCTGCATGCAGATGGCGGCCACTGTCTGGTTGAGCGGCTTCAGCAACTCCATGCTGCAGACCATCCTGACCGTGCGGCTGCCCCGGTGTGGGCGGAACCGGGTCAACCACTTCTTCTGCGAgatgccggccctgctcaaacTGGCCTGTGTCGACACCTCCAGTACCGAGGCCGAGGCTTTTGCTGTCAGTGTGATCTTCCTGCTGGTGCCGCTGGGCCTCATCCTGGTCTCCTACAGCTACATCGTCATCGCCGTGCTGAGGATTCGCTCGGCCCAGGGCAGGCTCAAGGCCTTCAAcacctgcgcctcccacctgGCCGTGGTGTCGCTCTTCTATGGCACGGCCATTTTCACGTATCTACAGCCTCCATCCAGCTACTCCCAGGACCGGAGCAACATGGTCTCCCTCTTCTATGGCGTCATCGCCCCCATGCTGAACTCGCTGATCTACACGCTGAGGAACAAGGATGTGCACGGGGCCCTAAGGAGGGTGCTGGGGAGGCTATTCGGGAATAAGAGGACATGA
- the LOC112060796 gene encoding olfactory receptor 2B2-like, with protein MLLFVVFLVLYIMNLVGNLAIIVVLWLEPCLHTPMYFFLSNLSFLDLCYTTSTVPQMLVNFRSTHKSITWAGCVAQLYVFLSLGCTEYLLLAVMAYDRYVAICQPLCYTIIMSRRLCLQMAATVWLSGFGNSMLQTVLTVRLPRCGRNRVDHFFCEMPALLKLACVDTSSTEAEAFAVSVIFLLVPLGLILVSYSYIVIAVLRIRSAQGRLKAFNTCASHLAVVSLFYGTAIFMYLQPPSSYSQDRGKMVSLFYGIIKKTLQCCPFSI; from the coding sequence ATGCTGCTTTTCGTAGTCTTTCTGGTCTTGTACATCATGAACCTGGTGGGAAACCTGGCCATCATTGTGGTCTTGTGGCTGGAACCCTGTCTCCACACCCCTATGTATTTCTTCCTCAGCAACCTCTCTTTCCTGGACCTTTGCTATACCACCAGCACCGTTCCTCAGATGCTGGTGAACTTCCGCAGCACCCACAAGTCCATCACCTGGGCTGGCTGCGTGGCCCAGCTCTACGTCTTCCTCTCACTGGGCTGCACCGAGTACCTCCTTCTGGCCGTCATGGCCTACGACCGCTACGTCGCCATCTGCCAGCCGCTGTGCTACACAATCATCATGAGCCGCCGCCTCTGCCTGCAGATGGCGGCCACTGTCTGGTTGAGCGGCTTCGGCAACTCCATGCTGCAGACCGTCCTGACCGTGCGGCTGCCCCGGTGTGGGCGGAACCGGGTCGACCATTTTTTCTGCGAgatgccggccctgctcaagcTGGCCTGTGTTGACACCTCCAGTACTGAGGCCGAGGCTTTTGCTGTCAGTGTGATCTTCCTGCTGGTGCCGCTGGGCCTCATCCTGGTCTCCTACAGCTACATTGTCATCGCCGTGCTGAGGATTCGCTCGGCCCAGGGCAGGCTCAAGGCCTTCAAcacctgcgcctcccacctgGCCGTGGTGTCGCTCTTCTACGGCACGGCCATTTTCATGTATCTACAACCTCCATCCAGCTACTCCCAGGACCGGGGCAAGATGGTCTCCCTCTTCTATGGCAtcataaaaaaaaccctccaatgtTGCCCTTTTTCTATTTAA